One window of Thermoplasmata archaeon genomic DNA carries:
- a CDS encoding fumarate hydratase, with translation MNQQSLVLELARAIEKAETELPEDVIHFLKNAKTGEKNETTLSQLNAILKNIDFAKSNKLPICQDTGTMTFYVDLGFDFPFAKELYSAMLEATKKVTASLPLRSNTTDPFTGKNTETNVGKNVPNINWNMVDGSDAIIHILPKGGGSENMSGLGMLKPGEGIKGIKKFVVEHVIKSGAYPCPPTILGIGIGGGSELSLILAKRSLLRELGERNPEPEVAKLELDLLELLNKTDIGTMGYGGNVSVLDVHIEYASR, from the coding sequence ATGAATCAGCAAAGTTTAGTTTTAGAGTTAGCAAGAGCAATTGAAAAAGCTGAAACTGAGTTGCCTGAAGATGTTATACATTTTTTAAAAAATGCAAAAACGGGTGAAAAGAATGAAACTACTCTATCCCAACTAAATGCAATTTTAAAAAACATAGATTTTGCAAAGTCAAATAAATTACCGATTTGCCAGGATACTGGCACAATGACTTTTTATGTGGATCTGGGATTTGATTTTCCGTTTGCAAAAGAGCTTTATTCTGCGATGTTAGAAGCCACCAAGAAAGTAACGGCATCGTTGCCTTTACGTTCAAATACGACAGATCCTTTCACCGGCAAGAACACAGAGACAAACGTTGGGAAAAATGTTCCAAATATAAACTGGAACATGGTTGATGGATCTGATGCAATCATACATATTTTGCCAAAAGGTGGAGGAAGCGAGAACATGTCCGGATTAGGAATGCTTAAACCCGGAGAAGGAATAAAAGGCATAAAGAAATTTGTGGTCGAGCATGTGATAAAATCAGGAGCATACCCCTGTCCGCCAACGATTCTCGGGATCGGAATAGGTGGAGGGTCTGAGCTTTCTTTGATACTTGCAAAAAGATCTTTATTGCGAGAGCTGGGTGAGCGAAACCCGGAGCCAGAGGTTGCCAAGCTGGAGCTTGATCTTTTAGAGTTACTGAACAAAACTGACATAGGAACAATGGGCTATGGGGGCAATGTATCGGTATTAGATGTGCATATAGAGTATGCATCAAGAC
- a CDS encoding fumarate hydratase, giving the protein PEPEVAKLELDLLELLNKTDIGTMGYGGNVSVLDVHIEYASRHPASLPVGIVTQCWADRRATIKVDKIGNIDSNYRPARK; this is encoded by the coding sequence CCCGGAGCCAGAGGTTGCCAAGCTGGAGCTTGATCTTTTAGAGTTACTGAACAAAACTGACATAGGAACAATGGGCTATGGGGGCAATGTATCGGTATTAGATGTGCATATAGAGTATGCATCAAGACATCCGGCATCGTTGCCGGTAGGCATAGTGACACAGTGCTGGGCTGACCGCAGAGCTACCATAAAGGTTGATAAAATTGGAAATATAGACTCAAATTATCGCCCGGCGAGGAAATAA